In Astyanax mexicanus isolate ESR-SI-001 chromosome 5, AstMex3_surface, whole genome shotgun sequence, a single window of DNA contains:
- the LOC103032370 gene encoding membrane-spanning 4-domains subfamily A member 4A produces the protein MSTTAVPDNNPRNGFVVVTHVIPPPGTGQNGAGPVPGVPTVGFPTAGISSIGVPNYMGMAVSPVVRVSTVMAAPNRLAKFLKGQPKAVGTMEIMIGIIAFLFAIVLTVSAPSVSIYSGVLYWGSVIYIITGSLTVAAENSLSSCLVNGSLGMNVFSAVVSGTAVIILSVDVSVGLGYELCYGSFSYYDCKSFKDQTAGITGVLLVLSVLQFMLSICISSFGCKATCCSGPSVPVARAPPTQETLSSIPTAFQAYNGQQNLIYINNPSVNQNNTSPENPPPYSTCIPKPED, from the exons ATGTCCACCACTGCAGTACCAGACAACAACCCAAGAAATGGCTTCGTGGTGGTGACCCACGTCATCCCACCACCTGGAACAGGGCAAAATGGAGCTGGACCTGTACCAGGGGTGCCTACTGTGGGATTTCCAACTGCAGGGATCTCTTCCATTGGGGTCCCCAATTACATGGGCATGGCTGTTTCACCAGTCGTCCGTGTGAGCACAGTCATGGCCGCTCCTAACCGACTTGCAAAATTTCTGAAAGGTCAGCCGAAAGCAGTGGGG ACAATGGAGATAATGATTGGGATCATAGCTTTTCTGTTTGCAATCGTGTTGACAGTCTCAGCCCCATCAGTTTCAATCTATAGTGGAGTTTTGTACTGGGGCTCTGTGATT TACATCATCACCGGCTCTCTGACTGTTGCAGCAGAGAACAGCCTCAGCTCCTGTTTG gTGAATGGCTCTCTGGGAATGAACGTGTTCAGCGCTGTAGTTTCAGGAACAGCCGTCATTATACTGTCAGTGGACGTTAGTGTTGGTCTGGGATACGAACTGTGCTATGGCTCCTTTAGTTACTATGACTGCAAGTCTTTTAAG GATCAGACTGCTGGGATCACTGGAGTGCTGCTGGTTTTGTCTGTGCTTCAGTTCATGCTCAGCATCTGTATTTCATCGTTTGGATGCAAAGCCACCTGCTGCAGTGGACCATCA GTTCCTGTAGCCAGGGCACCTCCAACCCAAGAAACCCTCTCATCCATACCCACTGCATTCCAAGCTTACAACGGTCAACAG AACTTGATCTACATCAATAATCCCAGTGTCAACCAGAACAACACTTCTCCAGAAAATCCTCCACCATACAGCACATGCATCCCCAAACCAGAAGACTAA
- the LOC125802234 gene encoding uncharacterized protein LOC125802234 encodes MHFNRWCTASEVKSLEDLKNLIVLEQLKNSVSDRLATYVTEHKVKTAYEASVLVDEFVLINKASFGHRFHGGSVKRDSNWHPFSNSGVYAVGEQVSRSPKVRNLENICHYCRASGHWKNECPFLKAKTEGPSSSKTHFRSAPAPVKSVSLVAAVPPVLKSVDGKVCDPMYVPFVTEGSVHLVGSAKQVPIRILRDTGVSESFILESVLPFSSNSYTGSDVLIRGIGLKVLTVPLHRVVLSSDLVNGEVELGVRSCLPVEGVHLILGNNLAGERVWVNGSPSLVVTSTPNSQMGVLEDVSPEIFNSCAVTRAMSKTPLTSVPLSPTEISEGKTVEIPSSLSVSRDELIREQVADPSLKSEPAIDEMVSVFTGVPPRHTAYQGPG; translated from the coding sequence atgcattttaatcggTGGTGTACAGCATCGGAAGTTAAGTCTTTGGAAGATCTAAAGAATTTAATTGTGCTGGAACAATTAAAAAATTCTGTTTCTGATCGCCTTGCTACATACGTGACTGAGCACAAAGTTAAGACCGCATATGAGGCTTCTGTTTTGGTGGATGAATTTGTTTTGATTAATAAGGCTTCATTTGGTCATCGTTTTCATGGAGGGTCTGTTAAGAGGGACTCTAATTGGCATCCTTTTTCTAATTCTGGGGTGTATGCTGTAGGGGAGCAAGTGAGTCGTTCACCTAAGGTTAGAAATCTTGAAAATATCTGCCATTACTGTCGTGCCAGTGGTCACTGGAAAAATGAATGTCCTTTTTTGAAGGCAAAAACAGAGGGCCCTTCTTcctctaaaacacattttagaagTGCTCCAGCCCCTGTAAAATCTGTCAGCTTGGTTGCAGCAGTTCCTCCTGTTTTAAAATCTGTAGATGGAAAAGTTTGTGATCCCATGTATGTTCCATTTGTTACAGAGGGTTCTGTTCACTTAGTTGGCTCTGCAAAGCAAGTTCCCATTCGTATTTTGAGGGATACTGGGGTGTCAGAATCTTTTATATTAGAGTCTGTGTTgcctttttcttctaattcatatACAGGCAGTGATGTCTTAATTAGAGGAATTGGATTAAAAGTACTGACTGTTCCACTACATAGAGTTGTTCTGTCATCTGATCTTGTTAATGGAGAGGTAGAATTGGGTGTACGTTCTTGTTTGCCAGTAGAGGGGGTGCATTTGATTCTAGGAAACAATCTTGCTGGTGAACGTGTCTGGGTAAATGGTTCTCCATCTTTGGTTGTAACTTCAACACCAAACAGTCAGATGGGTGTTTTGGAGGATGTTTCCCCTGAGATATTCAACTCTTGTGCTGTGACACGTGCTATGAGTAAAACACCATTAACCTCTGTTCCTTTGTCTCCAACAGAAATTTCTGAGGGTAAAACAGTCGAAATTCCCTCTTCCCTCTCTGTTTCCCGTGATGAGTTGATAAGGGAGCAGGTGGCTGATCCTTCTCTCA